One window of Xanthomonas sp. 10-10 genomic DNA carries:
- a CDS encoding CTP synthase has product MTPLIFVTGGVVSSLGKGIAAASLASILEARGLKVTMMKLDPYINVDPGTMSPFQHGEVYVTDDGAETDLDLGHYERYVRTRLSRKNSVTTGRIYENVIRKERRGDYLGATVQVIPHITDEIRRCIDEATAGFDVALIEIGGTVGDIESLPFLEAIRQVRTERGAEKAMFMHLTLVPYIAAAGELKTKPTQHSVKELRSIGIQPDVLLCRSEQAVPDSERRKIALFTNVSERAVISCPDIDVLYGMPLELLRQGLDELVIDQFKLRDKVAAADLSEWAAVVDAVKHPLDEVTIAVVGKYVDHQDAYKSVAEALRHGGLRQRTKVNLKWLEAQDLEGSDMAALQDIDGILVPGGFGDRGFEGKVLTSKYAREHKVPYFGICYGMQAAVVDYARHVADLDAANSTENDRQSPHPVIGLITEWRTATGEVEKRDEKSDLGGTMRLGLQEQRLKPGTLAREVYGKDVVAERHRHRYEFNNRYRTQLEDAGLVISGKSMDDTLVEVVELPRDAHPWFLACQAHPEFLSTPRDGHPLFIGFVRAAREKKAGGKLLKEARA; this is encoded by the coding sequence ATGACCCCCCTGATTTTTGTTACCGGCGGCGTAGTGTCCTCGCTAGGCAAGGGCATTGCCGCCGCTTCGCTTGCCTCCATTCTGGAAGCGCGTGGCCTGAAGGTCACGATGATGAAGCTGGACCCGTACATCAATGTGGACCCGGGCACGATGAGCCCGTTCCAGCATGGCGAGGTCTACGTCACCGACGACGGCGCCGAGACCGACCTGGACCTGGGTCACTACGAGCGTTACGTGCGCACGCGGCTGTCGCGCAAGAACTCGGTCACCACCGGCCGGATCTATGAGAACGTGATCCGCAAGGAGCGCCGCGGCGACTACCTGGGCGCCACCGTACAGGTGATCCCGCACATCACCGACGAGATCCGCCGCTGCATCGACGAGGCCACGGCCGGCTTCGACGTGGCGTTGATCGAGATCGGCGGCACCGTCGGCGATATCGAATCGCTGCCGTTCCTGGAGGCGATCCGCCAGGTGCGCACCGAGCGTGGCGCGGAAAAGGCGATGTTCATGCACCTCACCCTGGTGCCATATATCGCGGCGGCCGGTGAGTTGAAGACCAAGCCGACCCAGCATTCGGTCAAGGAACTGCGCTCGATCGGTATCCAGCCGGACGTGCTGCTGTGCCGGTCCGAGCAGGCGGTGCCGGATTCGGAGCGCCGCAAGATCGCCCTGTTCACCAATGTGTCCGAGCGCGCAGTGATCAGCTGCCCGGATATCGACGTGCTTTACGGCATGCCGCTGGAATTGCTGCGTCAGGGGTTGGACGAGCTGGTCATCGACCAGTTCAAGCTGCGCGACAAGGTCGCCGCGGCCGATCTGTCCGAATGGGCGGCGGTGGTGGATGCGGTCAAGCATCCGCTGGACGAAGTCACCATTGCGGTGGTCGGCAAGTACGTCGATCACCAGGACGCCTACAAGTCGGTGGCCGAGGCGTTGCGCCACGGCGGCCTGCGCCAGCGCACCAAGGTCAACCTGAAGTGGCTGGAAGCGCAGGACCTGGAAGGCAGCGACATGGCCGCCTTGCAGGACATCGACGGCATCCTGGTGCCCGGTGGCTTCGGCGATCGCGGTTTCGAAGGCAAGGTGCTGACCTCCAAATACGCGCGCGAGCACAAGGTGCCGTATTTCGGCATCTGCTACGGCATGCAGGCGGCGGTGGTGGACTATGCCCGCCACGTGGCCGACCTGGACGCAGCCAACAGCACCGAGAACGATCGCCAGTCGCCACACCCGGTGATCGGGCTGATCACCGAATGGCGCACCGCCACCGGCGAAGTCGAAAAGCGCGACGAAAAATCCGACCTGGGCGGCACCATGCGGCTGGGCTTGCAGGAGCAGCGCCTGAAGCCGGGCACGCTGGCGCGCGAGGTCTATGGCAAGGACGTGGTGGCCGAACGTCATCGTCACCGCTACGAGTTCAACAACCGCTACCGCACACAACTGGAAGACGCCGGGCTGGTGATTTCCGGCAAGTCGATGGACGACACCCTGGTGGAAGTGGTGGAGCTGCCGCGCGATGCGCACCCGTGGTTCCTGGCCTGCCAGGCGCATCCGGAGTTCCTGTCCACCCCGCGCGACGGGCACCCGTTGTTCATCGGCTTCGTGCGCGCTGCGCGCGAGAAGAAGGCTGGCGGCAAGTTGCTCAAGGAAGCGCGTGCGTGA